A portion of the Pseudopipra pipra isolate bDixPip1 chromosome 1, bDixPip1.hap1, whole genome shotgun sequence genome contains these proteins:
- the THOC1 gene encoding THO complex subunit 1 isoform X3, which translates to MSPPLFSLPEARLRFTTSTREALINDNIKPLLSAFNQVPGSENEKKCTLDQAFRVVVEEEIINKAPCDNLLAIISLAINGVTEGICTASTPFVLLGDVLDCLPLDQCDKIFTFVEKNVATWKSNTFYSAGKNYLLRMCNDLLRRLSKSQNTVFCGRIQLFLARLFPLSEKSGLNLQSQFNLENVTVFNTNEHESTLGQKHAEEREEGMDVEEGEMGDDEAPTSCSIPIDYNLYRKFWSLQDYFRNPVQCYEKVSWKTFLKYSEEVLAVFKSYKLDDTQASRKKLEELKTGGEHVYFAKFLTSEKLMDLQLSDSNFRRHILLQYLILFQYLKGQVKFKSSNYVLTDEQSLWIEDTTKAVYQLLSENPPDGERFSKMVEHILNTEENWNSWKNEGCPSFVKERPPDSKPTRPVRKRPAPEDFLGKGSNKKILMGNEELTRLWNLCPDNMEACKSESREYMPTLEEFFEEAIEQADPENMVENKYKAVNNSNYGWRALRLLARRSPHFFQPTNQQFKSLPEYLENMVIKLAKELPPPSEEIKTGEDEDEEDNDALLKENNESPEVQRDKAMTGEQIELFANRLGEQWKALAPYLEMKDSDIRQIELDSEDVKMRAKQLLVAWQDQEGAHATPDNLITALTKAGLSDLAESLTNDTEGSS; encoded by the exons ACATCCACCAGAGAGGCTCTGATTAACGACAACATCAAGCCGTTGTTGAGCGCATTTAACCAGGTTCCTGGGAG TGAAAATGAGAAGAAGTGCACTTTGGATCAAGCTTTTAGAGTTGTTGTGGAAGAAGAAATA aTAAACAAAGCCCCATGTGACAATCTCCTGGCAATTATATCTCTTGCTATTAATGGAGTCACAGAAG GTATCTGCACTGCATCAACTCCTTTTGTGCTTTTGGGGGATGTTCTGGATTGCCTCCCTTTGGATCAGTGTGACAAAATTTTCACTTTTGTGGAGAAAAATGTTGCTACATGGAAATCA AATACATTTTACTCTGCagggaaaaattatttgctaCGAATGTGCAATG ACCTCCTTAGAAGATTATCTAAGTCACAAAACACGGTCTTCTGTGGAAGAATTCAGCTGTTCTTGGCTAGGTTATTTCCGCTTTCGGAAAAGTCAG GACTTAACCTGCAGAGTCAGTTTAACCTGGAAAATGTCACTGTTTTCAATACCAATGAACATGAGAGCACTCTGGGACAGAAG cacgctgaggagagagaagaaggaatGGACGTAGAAGAAGGTGAAATGGGAGATGATGAAGCACCAACAAGTTG TTCCATTCCAATAGATTATAACCTGTATAGAAAATTCTGGTCACTTCAGGATTATTTTAGGAATCCTGTGCAGTGCTATGAGAAGGTGTCATGGAAAACTTTCCTTAAG TACTCAGAAGAAGTTTTGGCTGTGTTCAAAAGTTACAAGTTGGACGACACTCAGGCTTCCCGAAAAAAGTTGGAAGAACTAAAAACAGGAGGAGAACATGTATATTTTGCAAAGTTCCTAACTAGTGAAAAG CTGATGGATTTACAGCTGAGTGACAGTAACTTCCGGCGTCACATCTTGTTGCAGTACCTAATACTGTTTCAGTATCTAAAGGGACAGGTCAAATTTAAAAG TTCAAACTATGTTCTAACAGATGAACAGTCTCTTTGGATAGAAGATACTACAAAAGCAGTTTACCAG CTTCTTTCAGAAAATCCTCCAGATGGGGAAAGGTTCTCAAAAATGGTAGAG CATATATTAAATACTGAAGAAAACTGGAACTCATGGAAAAATGAGGGCTGCCCAAGCTTTGTTAAAGAAAG ACCTCCTGATTCTAAACCAACAAGGCCTGTGAGAAAGAGGCCAGCTCCAGAGGACTTCTTAGGAAAAggatcaaacaaaaaaatccttatgGGGAA CGAGGAACTGACCCGCCTTTGGAATTTATGTCCCGATAACATGGAAGCTTGTAAATCTGAGAGTAG ggAATATATGCCAACGTTGGAGGAATTTTTTGAAGAAGCTATTGAACAAGCAGACCCTGAAAACATGGTTGAAAATAAGTATAA GGCTGTGAACAATTCTAACTATGGCTGGAGAGCACTGAGACTTCTGGCACGCAGAAGTCCCCACTTTTTCCAGCCAACAAACCAACAATTCAAGAGTTTACCTGAATATCTAGAAAACATGGTAATCAAATTAGCCAAGGAGCTGCCC CCTccttctgaagaaataaaaacaggtgaagatgaagatgaggaagataATGATGCTTTATTGAAGGAAAACAATGAAA gTCCAGAGGTGCAACGGGACAAAGCCATGACGGGCGAACAGATCGAGTTATTTGCGAATAGGCTTGGGGAGCAGTGGAAGGCCTTGGCCCCCTACTTGGAAATGAAGGATTCTGATATCCGGCAGATTGAGTTGGACAGCGAGGATGTGAAGATGAGAGCTAAGCAGCTGCTGGTGGCCTGGCAGGATCAGGAGGGTGCACATGCAACTCCTGATAACCTGATCACGGCGCTGACCAAAGCTGGGCTAAGTGACCTTGCCGAAAGCCTGACCAACGATACCGAAGGCAGCAGCTAA
- the THOC1 gene encoding THO complex subunit 1 isoform X4 encodes MLILPTSMDRQTWSTTLAVLYLRKRLSGFMGGCRLTNCGFRSLKEFTCSLQTGICTASTPFVLLGDVLDCLPLDQCDKIFTFVEKNVATWKSNTFYSAGKNYLLRMCNDLLRRLSKSQNTVFCGRIQLFLARLFPLSEKSGLNLQSQFNLENVTVFNTNEHESTLGQKCTEDRAVPSAFSRRSQAVVAKFSKHAEEREEGMDVEEGEMGDDEAPTSCSIPIDYNLYRKFWSLQDYFRNPVQCYEKVSWKTFLKYSEEVLAVFKSYKLDDTQASRKKLEELKTGGEHVYFAKFLTSEKLMDLQLSDSNFRRHILLQYLILFQYLKGQVKFKSSNYVLTDEQSLWIEDTTKAVYQLLSENPPDGERFSKMVEHILNTEENWNSWKNEGCPSFVKERPPDSKPTRPVRKRPAPEDFLGKGSNKKILMGNEELTRLWNLCPDNMEACKSESREYMPTLEEFFEEAIEQADPENMVENKYKAVNNSNYGWRALRLLARRSPHFFQPTNQQFKSLPEYLENMVIKLAKELPPPSEEIKTGEDEDEEDNDALLKENNESPEVQRDKAMTGEQIELFANRLGEQWKALAPYLEMKDSDIRQIELDSEDVKMRAKQLLVAWQDQEGAHATPDNLITALTKAGLSDLAESLTNDTEGSS; translated from the exons ATGCTGATACTGCCTACAAGCATGGATAGACAGACTTGGAGCACTACTTTAGCAGTGCTTTACTTGAGGAAAAGGCTCTCAGGCTTCATGGGTGGGTGCAGACTGACTAACTGTGGATTTAGAAGTCTGAAAGAGTTCACttgcagtctgcaaacag GTATCTGCACTGCATCAACTCCTTTTGTGCTTTTGGGGGATGTTCTGGATTGCCTCCCTTTGGATCAGTGTGACAAAATTTTCACTTTTGTGGAGAAAAATGTTGCTACATGGAAATCA AATACATTTTACTCTGCagggaaaaattatttgctaCGAATGTGCAATG ACCTCCTTAGAAGATTATCTAAGTCACAAAACACGGTCTTCTGTGGAAGAATTCAGCTGTTCTTGGCTAGGTTATTTCCGCTTTCGGAAAAGTCAG GACTTAACCTGCAGAGTCAGTTTAACCTGGAAAATGTCACTGTTTTCAATACCAATGAACATGAGAGCACTCTGGGACAGAAG TGTACGGAGGATAGAGCAGTCCCTTCAGCTTTTTCCAGGAGAAGTCAGGCTGTCGTTGCAAAGTTTAGTAAG cacgctgaggagagagaagaaggaatGGACGTAGAAGAAGGTGAAATGGGAGATGATGAAGCACCAACAAGTTG TTCCATTCCAATAGATTATAACCTGTATAGAAAATTCTGGTCACTTCAGGATTATTTTAGGAATCCTGTGCAGTGCTATGAGAAGGTGTCATGGAAAACTTTCCTTAAG TACTCAGAAGAAGTTTTGGCTGTGTTCAAAAGTTACAAGTTGGACGACACTCAGGCTTCCCGAAAAAAGTTGGAAGAACTAAAAACAGGAGGAGAACATGTATATTTTGCAAAGTTCCTAACTAGTGAAAAG CTGATGGATTTACAGCTGAGTGACAGTAACTTCCGGCGTCACATCTTGTTGCAGTACCTAATACTGTTTCAGTATCTAAAGGGACAGGTCAAATTTAAAAG TTCAAACTATGTTCTAACAGATGAACAGTCTCTTTGGATAGAAGATACTACAAAAGCAGTTTACCAG CTTCTTTCAGAAAATCCTCCAGATGGGGAAAGGTTCTCAAAAATGGTAGAG CATATATTAAATACTGAAGAAAACTGGAACTCATGGAAAAATGAGGGCTGCCCAAGCTTTGTTAAAGAAAG ACCTCCTGATTCTAAACCAACAAGGCCTGTGAGAAAGAGGCCAGCTCCAGAGGACTTCTTAGGAAAAggatcaaacaaaaaaatccttatgGGGAA CGAGGAACTGACCCGCCTTTGGAATTTATGTCCCGATAACATGGAAGCTTGTAAATCTGAGAGTAG ggAATATATGCCAACGTTGGAGGAATTTTTTGAAGAAGCTATTGAACAAGCAGACCCTGAAAACATGGTTGAAAATAAGTATAA GGCTGTGAACAATTCTAACTATGGCTGGAGAGCACTGAGACTTCTGGCACGCAGAAGTCCCCACTTTTTCCAGCCAACAAACCAACAATTCAAGAGTTTACCTGAATATCTAGAAAACATGGTAATCAAATTAGCCAAGGAGCTGCCC CCTccttctgaagaaataaaaacaggtgaagatgaagatgaggaagataATGATGCTTTATTGAAGGAAAACAATGAAA gTCCAGAGGTGCAACGGGACAAAGCCATGACGGGCGAACAGATCGAGTTATTTGCGAATAGGCTTGGGGAGCAGTGGAAGGCCTTGGCCCCCTACTTGGAAATGAAGGATTCTGATATCCGGCAGATTGAGTTGGACAGCGAGGATGTGAAGATGAGAGCTAAGCAGCTGCTGGTGGCCTGGCAGGATCAGGAGGGTGCACATGCAACTCCTGATAACCTGATCACGGCGCTGACCAAAGCTGGGCTAAGTGACCTTGCCGAAAGCCTGACCAACGATACCGAAGGCAGCAGCTAA
- the THOC1 gene encoding THO complex subunit 1 isoform X2, giving the protein MSPPLFSLPEARLRFTTSTREALINDNIKPLLSAFNQVPGSENEKKCTLDQAFRVVVEEEIINKAPCDNLLAIISLAINGVTEGICTASTPFVLLGDVLDCLPLDQCDKIFTFVEKNVATWKSNTFYSAGKNYLLRMCNDLLRRLSKSQNTVFCGRIQLFLARLFPLSEKSGLNLQSQFNLENVTVFNTNEHESTLGQKCTEDRAVPSAFSRRSQAVVAKFSKHAEEREEGMDVEEGEMGDDEAPTSCSIPIDYNLYRKFWSLQDYFRNPVQCYEKVSWKTFLKYSEEVLAVFKSYKLDDTQASRKKLEELKTGGEHVYFAKFLTSEKLMDLQLSDSNFRRHILLQYLILFQYLKGQVKFKSSNYVLTDEQSLWIEDTTKAVYQHILNTEENWNSWKNEGCPSFVKERPPDSKPTRPVRKRPAPEDFLGKGSNKKILMGNEELTRLWNLCPDNMEACKSESREYMPTLEEFFEEAIEQADPENMVENKYKAVNNSNYGWRALRLLARRSPHFFQPTNQQFKSLPEYLENMVIKLAKELPPPSEEIKTGEDEDEEDNDALLKENNESPEVQRDKAMTGEQIELFANRLGEQWKALAPYLEMKDSDIRQIELDSEDVKMRAKQLLVAWQDQEGAHATPDNLITALTKAGLSDLAESLTNDTEGSS; this is encoded by the exons ACATCCACCAGAGAGGCTCTGATTAACGACAACATCAAGCCGTTGTTGAGCGCATTTAACCAGGTTCCTGGGAG TGAAAATGAGAAGAAGTGCACTTTGGATCAAGCTTTTAGAGTTGTTGTGGAAGAAGAAATA aTAAACAAAGCCCCATGTGACAATCTCCTGGCAATTATATCTCTTGCTATTAATGGAGTCACAGAAG GTATCTGCACTGCATCAACTCCTTTTGTGCTTTTGGGGGATGTTCTGGATTGCCTCCCTTTGGATCAGTGTGACAAAATTTTCACTTTTGTGGAGAAAAATGTTGCTACATGGAAATCA AATACATTTTACTCTGCagggaaaaattatttgctaCGAATGTGCAATG ACCTCCTTAGAAGATTATCTAAGTCACAAAACACGGTCTTCTGTGGAAGAATTCAGCTGTTCTTGGCTAGGTTATTTCCGCTTTCGGAAAAGTCAG GACTTAACCTGCAGAGTCAGTTTAACCTGGAAAATGTCACTGTTTTCAATACCAATGAACATGAGAGCACTCTGGGACAGAAG TGTACGGAGGATAGAGCAGTCCCTTCAGCTTTTTCCAGGAGAAGTCAGGCTGTCGTTGCAAAGTTTAGTAAG cacgctgaggagagagaagaaggaatGGACGTAGAAGAAGGTGAAATGGGAGATGATGAAGCACCAACAAGTTG TTCCATTCCAATAGATTATAACCTGTATAGAAAATTCTGGTCACTTCAGGATTATTTTAGGAATCCTGTGCAGTGCTATGAGAAGGTGTCATGGAAAACTTTCCTTAAG TACTCAGAAGAAGTTTTGGCTGTGTTCAAAAGTTACAAGTTGGACGACACTCAGGCTTCCCGAAAAAAGTTGGAAGAACTAAAAACAGGAGGAGAACATGTATATTTTGCAAAGTTCCTAACTAGTGAAAAG CTGATGGATTTACAGCTGAGTGACAGTAACTTCCGGCGTCACATCTTGTTGCAGTACCTAATACTGTTTCAGTATCTAAAGGGACAGGTCAAATTTAAAAG TTCAAACTATGTTCTAACAGATGAACAGTCTCTTTGGATAGAAGATACTACAAAAGCAGTTTACCAG CATATATTAAATACTGAAGAAAACTGGAACTCATGGAAAAATGAGGGCTGCCCAAGCTTTGTTAAAGAAAG ACCTCCTGATTCTAAACCAACAAGGCCTGTGAGAAAGAGGCCAGCTCCAGAGGACTTCTTAGGAAAAggatcaaacaaaaaaatccttatgGGGAA CGAGGAACTGACCCGCCTTTGGAATTTATGTCCCGATAACATGGAAGCTTGTAAATCTGAGAGTAG ggAATATATGCCAACGTTGGAGGAATTTTTTGAAGAAGCTATTGAACAAGCAGACCCTGAAAACATGGTTGAAAATAAGTATAA GGCTGTGAACAATTCTAACTATGGCTGGAGAGCACTGAGACTTCTGGCACGCAGAAGTCCCCACTTTTTCCAGCCAACAAACCAACAATTCAAGAGTTTACCTGAATATCTAGAAAACATGGTAATCAAATTAGCCAAGGAGCTGCCC CCTccttctgaagaaataaaaacaggtgaagatgaagatgaggaagataATGATGCTTTATTGAAGGAAAACAATGAAA gTCCAGAGGTGCAACGGGACAAAGCCATGACGGGCGAACAGATCGAGTTATTTGCGAATAGGCTTGGGGAGCAGTGGAAGGCCTTGGCCCCCTACTTGGAAATGAAGGATTCTGATATCCGGCAGATTGAGTTGGACAGCGAGGATGTGAAGATGAGAGCTAAGCAGCTGCTGGTGGCCTGGCAGGATCAGGAGGGTGCACATGCAACTCCTGATAACCTGATCACGGCGCTGACCAAAGCTGGGCTAAGTGACCTTGCCGAAAGCCTGACCAACGATACCGAAGGCAGCAGCTAA
- the THOC1 gene encoding THO complex subunit 1 isoform X1 → MSPPLFSLPEARLRFTTSTREALINDNIKPLLSAFNQVPGSENEKKCTLDQAFRVVVEEEIINKAPCDNLLAIISLAINGVTEGICTASTPFVLLGDVLDCLPLDQCDKIFTFVEKNVATWKSNTFYSAGKNYLLRMCNDLLRRLSKSQNTVFCGRIQLFLARLFPLSEKSGLNLQSQFNLENVTVFNTNEHESTLGQKCTEDRAVPSAFSRRSQAVVAKFSKHAEEREEGMDVEEGEMGDDEAPTSCSIPIDYNLYRKFWSLQDYFRNPVQCYEKVSWKTFLKYSEEVLAVFKSYKLDDTQASRKKLEELKTGGEHVYFAKFLTSEKLMDLQLSDSNFRRHILLQYLILFQYLKGQVKFKSSNYVLTDEQSLWIEDTTKAVYQLLSENPPDGERFSKMVEHILNTEENWNSWKNEGCPSFVKERPPDSKPTRPVRKRPAPEDFLGKGSNKKILMGNEELTRLWNLCPDNMEACKSESREYMPTLEEFFEEAIEQADPENMVENKYKAVNNSNYGWRALRLLARRSPHFFQPTNQQFKSLPEYLENMVIKLAKELPPPSEEIKTGEDEDEEDNDALLKENNESPEVQRDKAMTGEQIELFANRLGEQWKALAPYLEMKDSDIRQIELDSEDVKMRAKQLLVAWQDQEGAHATPDNLITALTKAGLSDLAESLTNDTEGSS, encoded by the exons ACATCCACCAGAGAGGCTCTGATTAACGACAACATCAAGCCGTTGTTGAGCGCATTTAACCAGGTTCCTGGGAG TGAAAATGAGAAGAAGTGCACTTTGGATCAAGCTTTTAGAGTTGTTGTGGAAGAAGAAATA aTAAACAAAGCCCCATGTGACAATCTCCTGGCAATTATATCTCTTGCTATTAATGGAGTCACAGAAG GTATCTGCACTGCATCAACTCCTTTTGTGCTTTTGGGGGATGTTCTGGATTGCCTCCCTTTGGATCAGTGTGACAAAATTTTCACTTTTGTGGAGAAAAATGTTGCTACATGGAAATCA AATACATTTTACTCTGCagggaaaaattatttgctaCGAATGTGCAATG ACCTCCTTAGAAGATTATCTAAGTCACAAAACACGGTCTTCTGTGGAAGAATTCAGCTGTTCTTGGCTAGGTTATTTCCGCTTTCGGAAAAGTCAG GACTTAACCTGCAGAGTCAGTTTAACCTGGAAAATGTCACTGTTTTCAATACCAATGAACATGAGAGCACTCTGGGACAGAAG TGTACGGAGGATAGAGCAGTCCCTTCAGCTTTTTCCAGGAGAAGTCAGGCTGTCGTTGCAAAGTTTAGTAAG cacgctgaggagagagaagaaggaatGGACGTAGAAGAAGGTGAAATGGGAGATGATGAAGCACCAACAAGTTG TTCCATTCCAATAGATTATAACCTGTATAGAAAATTCTGGTCACTTCAGGATTATTTTAGGAATCCTGTGCAGTGCTATGAGAAGGTGTCATGGAAAACTTTCCTTAAG TACTCAGAAGAAGTTTTGGCTGTGTTCAAAAGTTACAAGTTGGACGACACTCAGGCTTCCCGAAAAAAGTTGGAAGAACTAAAAACAGGAGGAGAACATGTATATTTTGCAAAGTTCCTAACTAGTGAAAAG CTGATGGATTTACAGCTGAGTGACAGTAACTTCCGGCGTCACATCTTGTTGCAGTACCTAATACTGTTTCAGTATCTAAAGGGACAGGTCAAATTTAAAAG TTCAAACTATGTTCTAACAGATGAACAGTCTCTTTGGATAGAAGATACTACAAAAGCAGTTTACCAG CTTCTTTCAGAAAATCCTCCAGATGGGGAAAGGTTCTCAAAAATGGTAGAG CATATATTAAATACTGAAGAAAACTGGAACTCATGGAAAAATGAGGGCTGCCCAAGCTTTGTTAAAGAAAG ACCTCCTGATTCTAAACCAACAAGGCCTGTGAGAAAGAGGCCAGCTCCAGAGGACTTCTTAGGAAAAggatcaaacaaaaaaatccttatgGGGAA CGAGGAACTGACCCGCCTTTGGAATTTATGTCCCGATAACATGGAAGCTTGTAAATCTGAGAGTAG ggAATATATGCCAACGTTGGAGGAATTTTTTGAAGAAGCTATTGAACAAGCAGACCCTGAAAACATGGTTGAAAATAAGTATAA GGCTGTGAACAATTCTAACTATGGCTGGAGAGCACTGAGACTTCTGGCACGCAGAAGTCCCCACTTTTTCCAGCCAACAAACCAACAATTCAAGAGTTTACCTGAATATCTAGAAAACATGGTAATCAAATTAGCCAAGGAGCTGCCC CCTccttctgaagaaataaaaacaggtgaagatgaagatgaggaagataATGATGCTTTATTGAAGGAAAACAATGAAA gTCCAGAGGTGCAACGGGACAAAGCCATGACGGGCGAACAGATCGAGTTATTTGCGAATAGGCTTGGGGAGCAGTGGAAGGCCTTGGCCCCCTACTTGGAAATGAAGGATTCTGATATCCGGCAGATTGAGTTGGACAGCGAGGATGTGAAGATGAGAGCTAAGCAGCTGCTGGTGGCCTGGCAGGATCAGGAGGGTGCACATGCAACTCCTGATAACCTGATCACGGCGCTGACCAAAGCTGGGCTAAGTGACCTTGCCGAAAGCCTGACCAACGATACCGAAGGCAGCAGCTAA